Proteins encoded in a region of the Pseudomonas sp. GOM7 genome:
- a CDS encoding extensin-like domain-containing protein, which yields MRTGKIGRLFLLALLSSALVLLALWRGWLEVAPRFNPWAPLDVREAPNLLTGFKLWRLKEDRALCDQALASSDLRFTRLGDSTPRPGCPVENAVRIQGAGIGLNSSFMATCPLAVSFALFERHGLQPAAREVFGQPVARLEHIGSFACRSIAGSQRPSQHSYANALDIVGFRLRDGRRISVLHDWSGQGDKARFLRRVHEAACDSFNITLGPDYNAAHRDHFHVDMGMWRMCR from the coding sequence ATGCGAACAGGGAAGATCGGTCGTTTGTTTCTGCTTGCACTGCTGTCGAGTGCTCTCGTGCTGCTAGCGTTATGGCGCGGCTGGTTGGAGGTAGCGCCGCGTTTCAATCCCTGGGCACCCCTGGACGTGCGTGAGGCGCCTAACCTGCTAACCGGCTTCAAGCTCTGGCGTCTGAAAGAGGATCGCGCCTTGTGTGATCAGGCCCTGGCCAGCTCCGACCTGCGCTTCACCCGCCTGGGCGATAGCACGCCGCGGCCTGGGTGCCCGGTGGAAAACGCCGTGCGCATTCAGGGCGCCGGCATCGGTCTGAACAGCAGTTTCATGGCTACCTGTCCCCTGGCCGTGAGTTTCGCCCTGTTCGAGCGCCATGGTCTGCAGCCCGCCGCCCGTGAGGTGTTCGGCCAGCCGGTAGCGCGCCTGGAGCATATCGGCAGCTTCGCCTGCCGCAGCATCGCCGGCAGCCAACGGCCCAGCCAGCACTCCTACGCCAACGCGTTGGACATCGTCGGCTTCCGCCTGCGCGATGGCCGACGCATCAGCGTGCTGCATGACTGGTCGGGGCAGGGCGACAAGGCACGCTTTCTGCGCCGGGTTCATGAGGCAGCCTGCGACAGCTTCAACATCACCCTGGGGCCGGACTACAACGCCGCCCACCGTGATCATTTTCACGTGGACATGGGCATGTGGCGGATGTGCCGCTAG
- a CDS encoding DUF72 domain-containing protein yields MTAALPYFLGCPSWSEAAWRATLYPADTRPVDFLARYTQVFNAVEGNTTFYARPSEQTVARWALAMPTHFRFCAKLPRDISHSDDLCLQLEASADFRQLLAPLGERVAPYWLQLPASFGPPRLAELAAFIEAWGDTALAIEVRHPEFFAKGEAERALNRLLQARGIERICLDSRALFSCTEQTPAVLHAQAKKPRLPTRPTAFSGSPQLRFIGHPELLANDPFMQPWLDKVAGWIEQGLRPYVFAHTSDNRLAPELARRFHEQLSQRLPGLAELPALHTEPELEQLGLL; encoded by the coding sequence ATGACTGCGGCGCTCCCCTATTTCCTCGGCTGTCCGTCCTGGAGTGAGGCCGCCTGGCGCGCCACGCTCTATCCCGCCGACACCCGGCCGGTGGATTTTCTTGCCCGCTACACCCAGGTGTTCAATGCCGTCGAGGGCAACACCACCTTCTATGCCCGCCCCAGCGAACAGACCGTGGCGCGCTGGGCACTTGCCATGCCGACGCACTTTCGCTTCTGCGCCAAGCTGCCGCGCGATATCAGCCACAGCGACGATCTCTGCCTGCAACTCGAAGCCAGCGCGGATTTTCGCCAGTTGCTGGCACCACTGGGCGAGCGGGTGGCGCCTTACTGGTTGCAACTGCCAGCCAGCTTCGGGCCGCCGCGCCTGGCCGAGCTGGCGGCGTTCATCGAGGCCTGGGGCGATACGGCGCTGGCCATCGAGGTGCGCCACCCGGAGTTCTTCGCCAAGGGCGAGGCCGAGCGAGCACTCAATCGCCTGCTGCAAGCACGTGGTATCGAGCGTATCTGCCTGGATTCACGGGCGCTGTTTAGCTGCACCGAGCAGACGCCAGCGGTGCTGCATGCCCAGGCCAAGAAGCCGCGCCTGCCGACCCGCCCCACGGCCTTCAGCGGCAGTCCGCAACTGCGTTTCATCGGCCACCCGGAGCTGCTGGCCAACGACCCTTTCATGCAGCCCTGGTTGGACAAGGTGGCCGGCTGGATCGAGCAGGGATTGCGTCCATATGTCTTCGCCCATACCTCGGACAACCGTTTGGCGCCGGAGCTGGCGCGACGTTTTCATGAGCAGTTGAGCCAACGCCTGCCCGGTCTGGCCGAGTTGCCGGCATTGCACACCGAGCCGGAGCTGGAGCAGCTCGGGCTGTTATGA
- the tsaB gene encoding tRNA (adenosine(37)-N6)-threonylcarbamoyltransferase complex dimerization subunit type 1 TsaB has protein sequence MTTLLALDTATEACSVALLHQGRVLSHYEVAPRLHAQRLLPMIQQLLGEAGIAANALDAIAFGRGPGAFTGVRIAIGVVQGLAFALDRPVLPVSNLAVLAQRAFREQGARHVAAAIDARMDEVYWGCYGEEQGEMRLLGQEAVLPPEQAEAPRGISADWFGAGTGWGTHAARIALQPSAQDGSLLPHAEDLLSLARFAWARGEALPADQAQPVYLRDQVATPKAPPA, from the coding sequence ATGACCACTCTCCTGGCCCTGGATACCGCCACCGAAGCCTGCTCCGTTGCCCTGTTGCACCAGGGGCGCGTGCTCAGTCACTACGAAGTGGCGCCGCGCCTGCACGCGCAGCGTCTGCTGCCGATGATCCAGCAGTTGCTGGGCGAGGCTGGTATTGCCGCTAACGCCCTCGATGCCATCGCCTTCGGCCGTGGCCCGGGGGCCTTCACCGGGGTGCGCATCGCCATCGGCGTGGTGCAGGGGCTGGCCTTCGCCCTCGACCGCCCCGTATTGCCGGTATCCAACCTGGCCGTGCTGGCGCAGCGCGCTTTTCGTGAGCAGGGCGCACGGCATGTGGCGGCGGCCATCGATGCGCGCATGGATGAGGTGTACTGGGGCTGCTATGGCGAAGAGCAGGGCGAGATGCGCCTGCTCGGCCAGGAGGCGGTGCTGCCGCCGGAGCAGGCCGAGGCGCCGCGCGGGATCAGCGCCGACTGGTTCGGTGCAGGCACCGGCTGGGGCACCCATGCCGCACGTATCGCCCTGCAGCCTTCGGCCCAGGATGGCAGCCTGCTGCCCCATGCCGAAGACCTGTTGAGCCTGGCGCGTTTCGCCTGGGCGCGCGGCGAAGCGTTGCCAGCCGATCAGGCGCAGCCGGTGTACCTGCGGGACCAGGTGGCCACGCCGAAAGCACCGCCGGCATGA